Proteins co-encoded in one Jeotgalibacillus malaysiensis genomic window:
- a CDS encoding GTPase CgtA has translation MFVDQVKIYVKGGDGGDGMVAFRREKYVPKGGPAGGDGGQGANVIFLVEEGLRTLMDFRYQRHFKAPKGENGMSKNQHGRGASDMIVKVPPGTVVKDEATGEVIADLTEHGQQAVIAKGGRGGRGNSRFATPANPAPELSEKGEPGQEKNIIMELKLLADVGLVGFPSVGKSTLLSVVSAAKPKIAEYHFTTIAPNLGMVETEDNRTFVMADLPGLIEGAHEGVGLGHQFLRHIERTRVIVHVVDMSALEGRDPYEDYVTINNELKEYNLRLTERPQVVVANKMDMPEAEENLKKFKEQVGDDVKIFPVSAISRQGLKELLYTVADLVESTPEFPMQEAEKDETINRVLYKHENAEAKFDITRESDGSFVITGDSLERLFKMTDFSREESIRRFARQMRAMGIDDALREKGAKNGDTVKIIEFEFDFVE, from the coding sequence ATGTTTGTCGATCAGGTAAAAATATATGTAAAAGGCGGAGACGGCGGAGACGGAATGGTCGCTTTCCGAAGAGAAAAATATGTACCAAAGGGTGGACCTGCCGGCGGAGACGGCGGACAGGGAGCCAATGTGATCTTTTTAGTCGAAGAAGGCTTAAGAACGCTGATGGATTTCCGTTATCAGCGTCATTTCAAGGCCCCTAAAGGCGAGAACGGCATGTCAAAAAACCAGCATGGTAGAGGCGCATCAGATATGATCGTAAAAGTGCCGCCTGGTACAGTTGTAAAAGATGAAGCTACAGGAGAAGTTATTGCTGACCTGACTGAACACGGACAGCAGGCGGTTATTGCAAAAGGCGGACGCGGCGGAAGAGGTAACTCACGCTTTGCAACACCTGCAAATCCTGCACCTGAACTGTCTGAAAAAGGTGAACCGGGTCAGGAAAAGAATATAATTATGGAACTGAAGCTGCTTGCAGATGTCGGTCTTGTCGGTTTTCCAAGTGTAGGAAAATCAACATTATTATCAGTCGTATCAGCTGCAAAGCCAAAAATCGCTGAATATCACTTCACGACGATTGCACCGAATCTTGGTATGGTCGAAACAGAAGATAACAGAACATTTGTCATGGCTGATCTGCCGGGTCTGATTGAAGGAGCCCATGAAGGTGTGGGACTAGGTCATCAGTTCCTGCGTCATATTGAAAGAACGCGTGTAATTGTTCATGTTGTGGACATGTCCGCATTAGAAGGCCGTGATCCGTATGAAGACTACGTGACCATTAATAACGAGCTGAAAGAATATAACCTCCGTTTGACAGAGCGTCCACAGGTTGTAGTTGCTAATAAAATGGATATGCCTGAAGCCGAAGAAAACCTGAAGAAATTTAAAGAGCAGGTTGGAGACGATGTGAAGATCTTCCCGGTATCTGCGATTTCAAGACAGGGTCTGAAGGAATTGCTGTATACGGTTGCTGACCTAGTTGAATCAACACCTGAGTTTCCAATGCAGGAAGCAGAAAAAGATGAAACGATTAACCGAGTACTTTACAAGCATGAAAATGCAGAAGCGAAGTTTGACATTACCCGTGAATCTGACGGCAGCTTTGTTATTACAGGAGATTCACTTGAGCGCTTGTTCAAGATGACAGACTTCAGCCGTGAAGAATCAATCAGACGATTTGCAAGGCAAATGCGTGCAATGGGAATTGACGATGCGCTGCGTGAAAAAGGTGCGAAGAATGGCGACACGGTTAAAATCATTGAATTTGAATTTGACTTTGTTGAGTAG
- a CDS encoding 50S ribosomal protein L27, translated as MLRLDLQFFASKKGVGSTKNGRDSISKRLGAKRADGQFVTGGSILYRQRGTKIYPGENVGRGGDDTLFAKADGVVRFERMGRDKKKVSVYPAAQEA; from the coding sequence ATGCTAAGATTAGATCTTCAATTTTTCGCTTCGAAAAAGGGAGTAGGTTCAACTAAGAACGGTCGTGATTCAATCTCTAAGCGTCTAGGCGCTAAGCGTGCGGATGGCCAGTTCGTTACAGGCGGATCAATCCTTTACCGTCAGCGTGGAACTAAGATTTATCCTGGAGAAAACGTAGGCCGCGGAGGAGATGACACTCTATTCGCTAAAGCTGACGGCGTAGTACGCTTTGAGCGTATGGGCCGTGACAAGAAAAAGGTCAGCGTATACCCAGCTGCACAAGAAGCTTAA
- a CDS encoding 50S ribosomal protein L21, with the protein MYAIIETGGKQIKVVEGQEVYIEKLNAEAGEEITFDKVLFVGGDNVKVGSPLVDGATVTGKVEKQGRAKKITVFKYKPKKNQHRKLGHRQPYTKVVIGKINA; encoded by the coding sequence ATGTACGCAATTATTGAAACAGGCGGAAAGCAGATTAAAGTAGTTGAAGGCCAGGAGGTCTACATCGAAAAGCTTAACGCAGAAGCAGGCGAAGAAATTACGTTTGACAAAGTTCTTTTCGTAGGCGGAGATAATGTAAAAGTAGGAAGCCCACTAGTTGATGGCGCTACTGTTACAGGTAAAGTTGAAAAACAGGGTCGCGCTAAAAAGATCACTGTATTCAAATACAAGCCGAAGAAGAATCAACACCGTAAGCTTGGTCACCGTCAGCCTTACACTAAAGTTGTAATCGGCAAGATCAACGCTTAA
- a CDS encoding ribonuclease E, whose product MKQLIISNRTREKKWAVIDHGKPERIELYPPFQQSKVGNIYSGTIATIKPSLQAAFVMFDHGPKGYLPLKAIPASYGSVHQGMRLLVQVKKDEEAAKGPVLTGDIELPGQYMVYFPFTQMIRISKKIKADQHKRLKSWAESLLQHDSGILMRTEAESADQSILTSELHELQQQYDRLNRLFNQKKGFFLINQHEKFDEDVKEALIKTQPDEIITDSPSLSKQLKAFVTEMQLATDVTYYMEDEDLFRKYLKEDLYHLMTRQTVWLDGGSSIAIDSLEALTVIDVNSSRQTGAKQQRAAVKEINQKAALESLRQMKLRDLHGIVLIDFINMESKRDQNAIDQLIREAAKSDHKHIHSAGFTELGLYQLTRKKTKGSYQSSYTVQCPVCLGKGHVLSPESCLLELEKDLLSKRRELDNAEIEMTRDIHRLIKDDPSFIKWIEEDLNIPVKIKEIEHIHPAYKIL is encoded by the coding sequence TTGAAACAATTAATCATCAGTAATAGGACGAGGGAAAAGAAGTGGGCAGTCATTGATCATGGAAAGCCTGAAAGAATTGAGCTGTATCCGCCATTTCAGCAATCAAAGGTTGGTAATATATACAGCGGTACAATAGCAACTATTAAGCCGTCACTTCAGGCAGCTTTTGTCATGTTCGATCATGGCCCAAAAGGCTACCTGCCGTTAAAAGCGATTCCTGCTAGCTATGGATCTGTTCACCAGGGGATGAGGCTTCTTGTTCAGGTGAAAAAAGATGAAGAAGCTGCAAAGGGTCCGGTGCTGACAGGAGATATTGAATTACCCGGACAATATATGGTTTACTTTCCTTTTACACAAATGATCAGGATATCTAAAAAAATCAAGGCCGATCAGCACAAGCGATTAAAATCATGGGCTGAAAGTTTGCTTCAGCATGACAGTGGTATTCTGATGAGAACTGAAGCAGAGTCAGCAGATCAGAGTATATTAACGTCAGAACTTCATGAACTTCAGCAGCAATATGATCGTTTAAACAGATTATTCAATCAGAAAAAGGGCTTTTTTCTAATTAATCAGCATGAAAAGTTTGATGAAGATGTGAAAGAGGCATTGATCAAAACGCAGCCTGATGAGATCATCACAGACTCACCATCACTTTCAAAACAGCTGAAAGCATTTGTAACAGAGATGCAGCTTGCTACGGATGTAACTTATTATATGGAAGATGAAGATCTCTTCCGGAAGTATTTAAAAGAAGATCTGTATCACTTGATGACACGACAGACAGTCTGGCTTGATGGAGGCAGCTCAATTGCCATTGATTCTCTTGAAGCACTTACAGTCATTGATGTGAATTCTTCCCGTCAGACAGGTGCAAAACAGCAGAGAGCGGCTGTAAAAGAGATCAATCAAAAAGCAGCGCTTGAATCCCTCAGACAAATGAAGCTGCGGGATCTTCATGGAATTGTGCTGATTGACTTTATCAATATGGAATCAAAAAGAGACCAAAATGCCATTGATCAGCTGATCAGAGAAGCAGCAAAATCAGATCATAAACACATTCATTCAGCCGGCTTTACAGAGCTAGGACTTTATCAGCTGACGAGAAAGAAAACAAAAGGCTCCTATCAGTCTTCATATACAGTTCAGTGTCCTGTATGCTTGGGTAAAGGTCATGTGCTTTCACCGGAGAGCTGTCTGCTTGAACTTGAAAAAGATCTGCTGTCAAAAAGAAGAGAGCTCGACAATGCAGAAATTGAAATGACACGGGATATTCACCGGCTGATTAAAGATGACCCGTCGTTTATTAAATGGATAGAAGAAGATCTGAACATACCTGTGAAAATAAAAGAAATCGAACATATTCATCCTGCCTACAAAATTTTATAA
- a CDS encoding septum site-determining protein MinD, translated as MGEAIVITSGKGGVGKTTTTANLGTAIAMQGKKVCLIDTDIGLRNLDVILGLDNRIIYDLVDVVEGRCKPNQALVKDKRFDGLLYLLPAAQTSDKSAVNPEQMKELVDQLKQDYDYILIDCPAGIEQGYKNAVAGADRAIVVTTPERSAVRDADRIVGLLEQETEEAPVLIINRIRNHLMESGDMLDIDEVTTHLSIDLLGIVVDDDQVITASNKGEPITMNPDSKASIAYRNIAKRILGESIPLMSLTDEKPSFIQKVFKLLGKK; from the coding sequence GTGGGCGAAGCAATCGTCATTACATCTGGTAAAGGCGGCGTAGGTAAAACGACTACGACTGCCAATCTGGGTACAGCAATTGCAATGCAGGGGAAGAAAGTATGTTTAATTGATACTGATATCGGCCTGCGTAACCTAGATGTCATTCTGGGTTTGGATAATAGAATCATATATGATCTTGTTGATGTTGTAGAGGGACGCTGTAAACCAAATCAGGCGCTTGTAAAAGATAAGCGCTTTGATGGATTACTCTACTTGCTACCGGCAGCACAGACAAGCGACAAGTCAGCCGTTAATCCCGAACAGATGAAGGAGCTGGTTGATCAGCTTAAGCAGGATTACGACTACATATTAATTGACTGTCCAGCAGGAATTGAGCAGGGATATAAGAATGCAGTTGCAGGGGCAGACAGAGCAATCGTCGTAACGACACCTGAACGATCTGCTGTTCGTGATGCAGACAGAATCGTCGGGCTGCTCGAACAGGAAACAGAAGAGGCGCCTGTCCTTATTATTAACAGAATCAGAAATCATCTGATGGAATCAGGAGATATGCTCGATATTGATGAGGTCACGACTCATCTATCAATTGACCTTCTTGGAATCGTAGTGGACGATGATCAAGTCATCACTGCATCCAATAAAGGTGAGCCGATTACGATGAATCCGGATAGTAAAGCATCCATTGCATACCGTAATATTGCAAAACGTATTCTCGGTGAATCAATTCCACTCATGTCTCTGACAGATGAAAAGCCTTCATTTATTCAGAAGGTCTTTAAATTACTCGGCAAAAAGTAA
- a CDS encoding septation inhibitor protein, producing the protein MGAQNVMIKGTKDGFILKLNDQCGYDVLKEELIDKLSVQYKAPADGQAVKARIEVGNRYLTEAQQEEIRQIVHQQKSLLVDEIHSDVLTKAESDQLVREKEMSSMTGIVRSGQVIEVEGDFLLIGDVNPGGMIMAGGNIYILGTLRGIAHAGCYGKQEAVIVASQMIPAQLRIASKLNRAPDHDDETHEMECAYIDDSNQIVVDRLQVLRKIRPSMTKFEGGR; encoded by the coding sequence GTGGGTGCACAAAATGTAATGATTAAAGGAACAAAAGACGGTTTTATTTTAAAACTGAATGACCAGTGCGGTTACGACGTATTAAAAGAAGAACTGATCGACAAGCTTTCCGTTCAATATAAAGCGCCTGCTGATGGACAGGCGGTTAAAGCCAGAATAGAAGTCGGAAACCGTTATTTAACTGAAGCGCAGCAGGAAGAAATCAGACAGATTGTACATCAGCAGAAAAGCCTGCTCGTAGATGAAATTCATAGCGACGTTTTGACAAAAGCTGAATCAGATCAGCTTGTCAGGGAAAAAGAAATGTCTTCAATGACCGGGATTGTAAGGTCCGGTCAGGTGATTGAAGTTGAAGGAGATTTTCTCCTTATTGGAGATGTAAATCCCGGCGGTATGATTATGGCGGGTGGAAATATTTATATCTTAGGTACACTGAGAGGGATCGCACATGCAGGCTGTTACGGGAAACAGGAAGCGGTGATTGTAGCTTCCCAGATGATTCCCGCTCAGCTTAGAATCGCTTCAAAATTGAATCGCGCACCTGATCATGATGATGAGACACATGAAATGGAATGTGCGTACATAGATGACAGCAATCAGATTGTTGTTGACCGTTTGCAGGTTTTGAGGAAGATCCGTCCCAGTATGACTAAGTTTGAAGGAGGAAGATAG
- a CDS encoding rod shape-determining protein MreC encodes MPSFFRNKRLIVLLVSIILLVALIGFSLRERENISLPEQFVKDIVGFGQNIASKPAGFVGGGIESVQDLLNTYNENKKLKSRLEELALLQTQVTDLERDNEELRAQLNIEGDIRDFNTTNATVIARNPDQWQDTIIIDKGQVNGLEANMAVQTAGGMIGRIKDTGQFTSTVELLSARNSNNRVSALIQTEESNVYGLVEGFDPEREELMVRKIPFDVEVEVGSNVITSGLGGVFPRGLLIGEVTEVSSDEYGLTQTAYVKPAARLSDIEHVLVLERLAAGADEIETEEEEE; translated from the coding sequence ATGCCTTCTTTTTTTAGAAATAAAAGGCTGATTGTGCTGCTCGTCAGTATTATACTGCTTGTTGCATTAATTGGTTTTTCACTCAGGGAGCGGGAAAATATTTCTCTTCCTGAACAGTTTGTAAAAGATATTGTAGGGTTTGGACAGAATATAGCATCCAAACCGGCCGGATTTGTTGGCGGCGGGATTGAAAGCGTGCAGGACCTGTTGAATACGTATAACGAAAATAAAAAATTAAAATCAAGATTAGAAGAGCTTGCACTTCTTCAGACGCAGGTGACTGATCTCGAACGTGATAATGAAGAGCTGAGAGCCCAGTTAAATATTGAAGGTGATATTCGCGATTTCAATACGACTAATGCAACAGTCATCGCACGGAACCCTGACCAGTGGCAGGATACGATTATTATCGACAAGGGGCAGGTTAACGGCCTTGAAGCAAATATGGCCGTACAGACAGCCGGGGGTATGATTGGCCGTATTAAAGATACCGGTCAGTTCACTTCCACTGTTGAACTGCTGAGTGCGAGAAATTCGAATAATCGAGTTTCTGCTTTGATCCAGACAGAAGAATCAAATGTTTATGGATTAGTAGAAGGGTTTGACCCTGAAAGAGAAGAATTAATGGTAAGGAAAATTCCATTTGATGTAGAGGTGGAAGTTGGTTCTAACGTTATTACATCAGGTCTAGGCGGTGTATTCCCGCGTGGCCTTCTGATCGGGGAAGTAACAGAAGTGTCATCTGATGAGTACGGTCTGACTCAGACTGCTTACGTTAAGCCTGCAGCAAGACTGTCCGACATTGAACATGTGTTAGTACTAGAGCGCCTCGCAGCCGGTGCTGATGAGATTGAAACGGAGGAGGAAGAGGAATGA
- a CDS encoding rod shape-determining protein Mbl — translation MFGTKDIGIDLGTANTLVYIKGKGIVVREPSVVALRQDTRDIVAVGNEARNMIGRTPGNIVALRPMKDGVIADFETTSTMMKYYMNQALKSGSFTRKPYVMVCVPSGITSVEKRAVIDAARQAGAKDAFPIEEPFAAAIGAGLPVWEPTGSMVVDIGGGTTEVAVISLGGIVTSESIRVAGDEMDDAIVSYIRKQYNLMIGERTAEAIKMEIGSAIAAENDVTMEIRGRDLLTGLPKTIEITQKEIQKALADTISTIIESVKSTLEHTPPELSADIMDRGIVLTGGGALLQGLDQLMTQETSMPVHIAEEPLDCVAIGTGKALDNIDYFKKQK, via the coding sequence ATGTTTGGAACGAAAGATATAGGAATTGATCTGGGTACAGCGAACACACTTGTTTACATAAAAGGTAAGGGGATCGTCGTCAGAGAACCTTCAGTAGTGGCGCTTAGACAGGATACAAGAGATATTGTAGCAGTAGGAAATGAAGCGAGAAATATGATCGGCAGAACACCAGGGAATATCGTGGCACTACGCCCGATGAAAGATGGCGTTATTGCTGATTTTGAAACAACTTCAACGATGATGAAATATTATATGAATCAGGCGCTGAAAAGTGGTTCATTTACAAGAAAGCCATATGTAATGGTTTGTGTACCATCTGGCATCACATCAGTTGAAAAGCGTGCAGTCATTGATGCAGCAAGACAGGCAGGTGCTAAAGACGCATTTCCAATTGAAGAGCCTTTTGCCGCTGCGATTGGTGCAGGTCTTCCGGTATGGGAGCCAACAGGAAGCATGGTTGTAGATATCGGTGGAGGTACAACAGAAGTTGCGGTGATCTCACTTGGAGGGATTGTTACAAGTGAGTCTATCCGTGTTGCCGGTGATGAGATGGATGATGCGATCGTCTCATATATCAGAAAGCAGTATAATCTAATGATCGGTGAACGTACGGCAGAAGCAATTAAAATGGAAATCGGTTCAGCGATTGCAGCTGAAAACGATGTAACGATGGAGATACGTGGCCGTGATTTACTGACAGGTCTGCCTAAAACGATTGAAATTACTCAAAAAGAAATTCAGAAAGCTTTAGCTGATACAATCTCAACGATTATCGAATCAGTTAAGAGTACACTTGAACATACGCCACCTGAGCTTTCTGCAGACATTATGGACCGCGGTATTGTACTGACAGGCGGAGGAGCATTGCTTCAGGGACTGGATCAATTAATGACACAGGAAACTTCAATGCCAGTTCATATTGCTGAAGAACCGCTTGATTGTGTTGCGATTGGCACAGGGAAAGCACTTGATAATATAGACTACTTTAAAAAACAGAAGTAA
- a CDS encoding septum formation protein Maf — MDLILASQSPRRKELMALLPYPFTIIPSTFDESTITDPDPETAVIKIAEGKAANVAAAFPESVVIGSDTIVYQNKILGKPKSAGEAEEMLRSLSGRTHTVYTGVTLMKGEKAHSFVEKTSVTFWPLTDEEIGRYISTDDPYDKAGAYGIQSGGALFVKEIKGDYYAVVGLPAARLKRELQRFLSCFQP, encoded by the coding sequence ATGGATCTTATTTTAGCTTCACAATCTCCACGTCGCAAAGAGTTAATGGCTTTACTTCCATATCCTTTTACAATCATTCCTTCAACATTTGATGAATCCACTATTACAGATCCCGATCCGGAAACAGCTGTCATAAAAATTGCCGAGGGAAAAGCAGCTAATGTAGCTGCAGCCTTTCCTGAATCAGTCGTTATTGGCAGCGACACAATTGTCTATCAGAATAAAATTCTCGGCAAACCGAAATCAGCCGGGGAAGCTGAAGAAATGCTCCGCAGTTTATCCGGACGGACACACACGGTTTATACAGGTGTCACCCTTATGAAAGGTGAAAAGGCACATTCATTCGTTGAAAAAACAAGTGTTACATTCTGGCCGCTGACAGATGAAGAGATCGGCCGTTATATTTCAACAGATGACCCTTACGATAAAGCTGGAGCATATGGTATCCAGTCAGGCGGTGCCCTTTTTGTAAAAGAGATTAAAGGTGATTATTATGCCGTGGTCGGTCTCCCGGCAGCCCGCTTAAAAAGAGAGCTTCAACGCTTTCTCAGCTGTTTTCAGCCATAA
- a CDS encoding prepilin peptidase, which yields MTTLLTVYFVIAGMLLASFFNVAGLRIPAGESIVYPGSACPQCKRRLTWKELIPVFSFLIQRGKCRNCKKIISPVYPVIEALGGILFGLAYLYFGLTLELMVALTFISLLLIITVSDIAYMLIPDKILLFFLFLLIPLRVIEPLTPWWDAPLGAAAGFTLLFLIAIVSRGGMGGGDIKLYALIGLVLGVKLTLLSFFLATFIGTAAGLYAIYVKKKSRKDPVPFGPSIAAGALIAYFFGTELIASYLNFFF from the coding sequence ATGACAACTTTATTAACGGTTTATTTTGTAATAGCGGGTATGCTGCTCGCTTCTTTTTTTAACGTGGCCGGATTAAGAATTCCTGCCGGAGAATCAATTGTATATCCTGGATCAGCATGTCCTCAGTGTAAAAGACGTCTGACATGGAAAGAGCTGATTCCTGTGTTTTCATTTCTCATTCAACGCGGAAAGTGCAGAAATTGCAAAAAGATAATTTCACCTGTCTATCCGGTTATTGAAGCGCTGGGAGGGATACTATTTGGTCTTGCCTATCTGTATTTTGGTCTTACACTTGAATTAATGGTTGCCCTTACATTTATTTCATTACTTTTGATTATCACCGTATCAGATATCGCCTACATGCTGATCCCCGATAAAATTCTACTGTTTTTTCTTTTCCTGCTGATCCCGTTAAGAGTCATTGAACCGCTAACGCCCTGGTGGGATGCACCACTCGGAGCAGCTGCCGGTTTTACCCTTTTATTTCTGATCGCAATCGTGTCAAGAGGAGGCATGGGTGGTGGCGATATTAAGCTTTACGCCTTAATCGGACTTGTGCTAGGAGTAAAGCTGACGCTATTGTCATTTTTTCTTGCGACATTTATCGGCACGGCAGCAGGCTTGTATGCCATTTATGTAAAAAAGAAATCAAGAAAAGATCCTGTTCCATTTGGCCCGTCAATCGCAGCAGGCGCATTGATCGCTTACTTTTTTGGAACAGAGCTGATTGCATCATATCTAAACTTCTTCTTCTGA
- a CDS encoding type II secretory pathway, component PulF, whose translation MTIYKYTGRTSKGLLKKGTIDSISERQAVAKLREDGISIREISPSNNLLHKEIYLKPQVSHKDFVVFCRQFSTLIKAGIPIVDSTGILASQVSGKQLQKTLLIVKEDIQTGTSLSDAVGKYPKIFPAIFINMIKAGEASGRLDETLERLADYFEKQYNLRKKVQSALAYPIMLTFLTFAVVVFLMTTIVPRFTDMFAQMDAELPAITKAVLGISELIQSYWWLIFLLLAGILIGFSVALKRSSSFRYSLSVMWLKLPIFGSLLQKSLIARMTRTLSSLFASSVPILQAITIVQRVMDHPAIEKVLAEARTNLQTGGTLSEPLSKSWIFPPMVYQMTAIGEKSGTLDMMLENIAEFYEAEVERTVDTLKSLIEPIMIVILAAVVGVIVLAIMVPLFTLYDQF comes from the coding sequence ATGACGATTTATAAATACACCGGACGAACTTCAAAAGGCCTTTTGAAAAAAGGGACGATAGATTCAATCTCAGAAAGACAGGCGGTTGCTAAATTACGTGAGGACGGAATCAGCATCCGCGAGATCTCACCATCTAATAACCTGCTTCACAAAGAAATTTATCTGAAGCCACAAGTCAGTCATAAGGACTTTGTCGTGTTCTGCAGGCAGTTTTCAACTTTGATTAAAGCCGGTATTCCTATCGTTGATTCAACAGGGATCCTCGCCTCACAGGTTTCCGGAAAGCAGCTTCAGAAAACACTTTTAATTGTTAAAGAGGATATCCAGACAGGAACTTCGCTTTCAGATGCGGTTGGAAAATATCCTAAAATTTTTCCGGCAATTTTTATAAATATGATTAAAGCCGGGGAAGCATCTGGTCGTCTTGATGAAACACTTGAACGGCTCGCTGATTACTTTGAAAAGCAGTATAACCTTAGAAAAAAAGTTCAGTCAGCACTAGCTTATCCGATCATGCTGACGTTTCTGACGTTTGCTGTCGTCGTGTTTTTGATGACGACGATTGTACCGCGTTTTACAGATATGTTCGCTCAGATGGATGCTGAACTTCCTGCCATTACAAAAGCCGTACTGGGAATAAGTGAATTGATCCAATCATATTGGTGGCTGATCTTTTTACTGCTGGCAGGGATTTTAATAGGCTTTTCTGTAGCTCTTAAAAGGAGCAGCTCCTTTCGTTACTCATTATCAGTTATGTGGCTGAAACTCCCGATTTTTGGTTCATTACTGCAAAAATCATTGATTGCGAGAATGACTCGGACACTGTCTTCACTTTTTGCAAGCTCTGTCCCGATTCTACAGGCGATTACAATTGTTCAGCGCGTGATGGATCATCCGGCAATAGAAAAAGTACTGGCTGAAGCACGAACGAATCTCCAGACAGGAGGCACTCTGTCAGAGCCGTTATCTAAAAGCTGGATCTTTCCACCGATGGTCTATCAGATGACTGCAATCGGAGAGAAAAGTGGAACACTCGATATGATGCTCGAGAATATAGCAGAATTCTACGAAGCAGAGGTTGAGAGAACAGTAGATACATTGAAATCACTCATCGAACCGATCATGATCGTAATTCTTGCAGCTGTCGTAGGCGTAATTGTCTTAGCAATCATGGTGCCATTATTTACTTTATATGATCAGTTTTAA
- a CDS encoding twitching motility protein PilT, which produces MEQYDIKELLLKAHRMKASDLHLTVASTPICRVDGVLQQLGEEKFIPKELMRIATEMIPDHRLDEFLQKGEIDFSYSLPDVSRFRVNAYHQRNSVAIAIRVITNIIPAFSDLNLPQVIPDLCKKPQGLILVTGPTGSGKSTTLAAMIDHINREQSKHVITLEDPIEYLHQHRKSMVNQREVGLDTRSFANGLRSALRQDPDIILVGEMRDLETISTAITAAETGHLVLATLHTSGAAQTIDRIIDVFEPHQQGQIRTQLASVLQAVISQRLFTAADGSGRVAATEVLINLPSVANLIRSEKTHQIPNVLQTGRASGMHTLQMSVQQLLQAGKVKYDDVQHHLQTGEFS; this is translated from the coding sequence GTGGAACAATACGATATTAAAGAGCTTTTATTAAAGGCGCACCGAATGAAGGCATCAGATCTTCACCTGACTGTAGCTTCTACACCGATCTGCCGCGTAGACGGGGTACTGCAGCAGCTTGGTGAGGAAAAATTTATTCCGAAAGAACTGATGAGAATTGCAACTGAAATGATTCCTGATCACCGTCTGGATGAATTTTTACAAAAAGGGGAGATAGATTTCAGCTATAGTCTCCCTGACGTGTCAAGATTCAGGGTTAATGCTTACCATCAGCGAAATTCAGTAGCAATTGCAATCCGTGTGATCACAAATATCATTCCTGCTTTCAGCGACCTAAATCTTCCGCAGGTGATTCCTGATCTGTGTAAAAAACCTCAAGGGCTTATCTTAGTAACTGGTCCGACTGGTTCCGGAAAATCAACAACATTAGCAGCGATGATTGATCATATTAATAGAGAACAGTCAAAACATGTGATAACACTTGAAGATCCAATAGAGTATCTGCATCAGCACAGAAAATCCATGGTAAACCAGCGTGAAGTTGGGCTTGATACCAGAAGCTTTGCGAACGGTCTGCGCTCAGCATTAAGACAAGATCCAGATATTATTCTTGTTGGAGAAATGAGAGACCTAGAAACGATTTCAACTGCTATTACTGCGGCTGAAACTGGTCACCTGGTACTTGCGACATTACATACAAGTGGCGCTGCGCAGACGATTGACAGGATAATTGATGTTTTTGAACCTCATCAGCAGGGGCAGATCAGAACGCAGCTTGCTTCTGTACTCCAGGCCGTCATCTCACAAAGGCTTTTCACTGCAGCAGATGGCTCAGGGAGAGTAGCAGCTACAGAGGTACTGATTAACCTTCCGTCTGTAGCCAATCTGATTAGAAGTGAAAAAACACATCAGATTCCAAACGTACTCCAGACAGGAAGAGCTTCGGGGATGCATACGCTGCAGATGTCAGTTCAGCAGCTGCTGCAGGCAGGAAAAGTGAAATATGATGATGTTCAGCATCACCTCCAGACAGGTGAGTTTTCATGA